Within the Streptomyces sp. R41 genome, the region CGCCGTGCCCGGCATCCGGGAGGCCATCGCCGACGCGGGGGTTCCCGTGGTCGGCCTCTCCCCCATCGTCGGCGACGCGCCCGTGCGCGGCATGGCCGACAAGGTGCTGGCCGCGGTGGGCGTCGAGTCCACGGCCGCGGCGGTCGCCGAGCACTACGGCTCCGGGCTCCTCGACGGCTGGCTCGTCGACACGGTGGACGCGTCCGCCGTGGAGCGTGTGGAGGCGGCCGGCATCCGGTGCCGGGCCGTGCCGCTGATGATGTCCGACCTCGACGCGACGGCGCAGATGGCGCGTGAGGCGATGACGCTGGCGGAGGAGGTACGGACGCCTTGAGCAGAACGCTGCCTCCGGAGGAGGCGCTCGGGAACGGCGGACCGTCGGCCGGCTATCGGGTCTGGGCGCCGGCCGGGTTTCCCGAGGTTCGTCAGGGGGACGACCTCGCGAAGCTCATCGCCGCGGTCGAGCCCGGGCTCGTCGACGGGGACGTGCTCCTCGTCACCTCCAAGATCGTGTCCAAGGCGGAGGGGCGGATCGTCGAGGCCCTCGACCGCGAGGCCGCCATCGACGCCGAGACCGTACGGGTCGTCGCGCGGCGCGGGCCCCTGCGGATCGTCGAGAACCGGCAGGGGCTCGTGATGGCCGCCGCCGGCGTCGACGCCTCCAACACCCCCGCCGGGACCGTGCTCCTGCTCCCCGAGGACCCCGACGCGTCCGCGCGGGCCATCCGGGACGGGCTGCGCGACACCCTCGGCGTCAGTGTCGGTGTCGTCGTCACCGACACCTTCGGGCGGCCGTGGCGCACCGGGCTCACCGATGTCGCCATCGGCGCCGCGGGCATACGTGTGCTCGACGATCTGCGCGGCGCCACCGACGCGTACGGCAATCCGCTGAGCGCGACCGTCGTCGCCACCGCCGACGAGCTCGCCTCCGCCGGTGACCTGGTCAAGGGCAAGGCCTCCGGGCTGCCCGTCGCCGTCGTGCGCGGGCTGCCGCACGTGGTGGCCGAGGACGACGGTGAGGGGGCGCGGGCGATGGTACGCGGCGCGCACGACGACATGTTCCGCCTCGGCACGTCCGAGGCCGTACGGGAGGCGGTGACCCAGCGGCGTACCGTACGGGCCTTCACCGACGAGCCCGTCGACCCCGGTGCCGTACGGCGCGCGGTCGCCGCGGCGGTGACCGCTCCGGCCCCGCATCACACCACTCCCTGGCGGTTCGTCCTCCTGGAGTCCGAGGAGTCCCGGACACGGCTGCTCGACGCCATGCGGGACGCGTGGATCACGGACCTTCGGGGCGACGGGAAGAGCGAGGAGTCCATCGCCAAGCGGGTACGGCGGGGGGACGTGCTGCGCAACGCGCCGTACTTCGTGGTGCCGTGCCTCGTGATGGACGGGTCCCACACGTACGGCGACGTACGGCGGGACGGGGCCGAGCGCGAGATGTTCGTGGTCGCCGCCGGCGCGGGCGTGCAGAACTTCCTGGTCGCGCTGGCCGGGGAACGGCTCGGGTCCGCGTGGGTGTCGTCGACGATGTTCTGCCGTGATGTCGTGCGGGAGGTGCTCGGGCTGCCGGAGGGGTGGGATCCGATGGGGGCCGTGGCCGTGGGGCACGCGGCCGAGGAGCCGAGGGCGCGGCCGGAGCGGGACGCCGGGGCGTTCATCGAGGTGCGTTGAGCTGCTGAAGTAGGGGGTCCTGCGGCGCTCTGCGGAGCGCTTCGGCCGGCACCAGCGTTGTGCAGCACCTTGCGGAGCGCTTCGGCGAGACCGGCATCTCACGGTGCGCTGTCTTGTGAGTGGCGACTTCTGCGTGTCGGGTGACTGGAGCGCCTACCCTCGTAAGGCATCCCTGGCGCATCTAGGACCTCATTCATGGCTGGACGTTTCGCTCCTCGGCCGACGCGTACGACTGTGCGCGGCGGGCATGTCGTCGTGCCCGGTGGTGGGGTGCCGCGGCAGGCGGCCGTGCCCGGGCGCAGTCGTACGTGGACGCCCTCGGGGCCGCTCGACCTCGGGCTCGTGCTCGGGCCGCTGCGGCGCGGGCCCGGCGATCCGACGTTCCGGGCGACGCCGGACGGGGCCGTGTGGCGGACCAGCCGTACGCCTGCCGGGCCCGGGACCCTGCGGGTCGCGCTGCGGGGCGGGGTGGCTCGCGGCGAGGCATGGGGGCCGGGGGCCGAGTGGCTGCTCCATCAACTTCCCGAACTGCTCGGTGCGTCCGACGATCCCGACGTCTTCGAACCTCGGCACCGGCTTGTCGCTCTCGCGCGGCATCGGCGGCCGGGGTTGCGGCTGACGCGGACCGGGCTCGTGCTGGAGTCGCTGATTCCGTCGGTGCTGGAGCAGAAGGTCACCACGGATGAGGCGTATCGGGCGTGGCGGCTGCTCGTACGGAAGTTCGGGGAGCCGGCGCCCGGGCCCGCGCCGGAGCGGATGTACGTCATGCCCGCGCCGCGGACGTGGGCGTTGATCCCGTCCTGGGAGTGGCATCGGGCCGGGGTCGACAACAAGCGGGCTTCTACGATTCTTCGGGCCGTGCGGGTTGCAGCGCGGCTCGAGGAGGCGGTGGGGTTCGATCCCGTGCGGGCTCAGGCTCGGCTCGAGGTGGTGTCCGGGGTGGGGCCCTGGACCTCTGCGGAGGTTGTGCAGCGGAGTCATGGGGCGGCGGATTCGGTGACCGTGGGTGATCTTCA harbors:
- a CDS encoding coenzyme F420-0:L-glutamate ligase, which codes for MSRTLPPEEALGNGGPSAGYRVWAPAGFPEVRQGDDLAKLIAAVEPGLVDGDVLLVTSKIVSKAEGRIVEALDREAAIDAETVRVVARRGPLRIVENRQGLVMAAAGVDASNTPAGTVLLLPEDPDASARAIRDGLRDTLGVSVGVVVTDTFGRPWRTGLTDVAIGAAGIRVLDDLRGATDAYGNPLSATVVATADELASAGDLVKGKASGLPVAVVRGLPHVVAEDDGEGARAMVRGAHDDMFRLGTSEAVREAVTQRRTVRAFTDEPVDPGAVRRAVAAAVTAPAPHHTTPWRFVLLESEESRTRLLDAMRDAWITDLRGDGKSEESIAKRVRRGDVLRNAPYFVVPCLVMDGSHTYGDVRRDGAEREMFVVAAGAGVQNFLVALAGERLGSAWVSSTMFCRDVVREVLGLPEGWDPMGAVAVGHAAEEPRARPERDAGAFIEVR
- a CDS encoding DNA-3-methyladenine glycosylase; its protein translation is MAGRFAPRPTRTTVRGGHVVVPGGGVPRQAAVPGRSRTWTPSGPLDLGLVLGPLRRGPGDPTFRATPDGAVWRTSRTPAGPGTLRVALRGGVARGEAWGPGAEWLLHQLPELLGASDDPDVFEPRHRLVALARHRRPGLRLTRTGLVLESLIPSVLEQKVTTDEAYRAWRLLVRKFGEPAPGPAPERMYVMPAPRTWALIPSWEWHRAGVDNKRASTILRAVRVAARLEEAVGFDPVRAQARLEVVSGVGPWTSAEVVQRSHGAADSVTVGDLHLPGIVGYALAGDRDADDSVMLSLLEPYAGQRHRAARLILLSGRTPPRRVPKMPRGDIGRL